A window of Nonomuraea angiospora genomic DNA:
CGCGTCCGCCACGCCGTCAGGTCCTGCCCCAAAGCCGCCCTTTCCGTAGAGGAATAGCCCCGCAAGGCACCAGCCGGAGGAGGAACCCCATGCGCGCCGCGATCCTGCACGCCGTAGGCAACGACAAGCTGGACATCCGCGACGACGTCACCCTGGCCCCCGTCGGGCCCGCGGACGTACGCGTACGGATCAGGGCGACGGGCGTCTGCCACTCGGACCTGTCGGCCATGACCGGCGTACTGCCGCAGCCCGTGCCGCTGGTGCTCGGGCACGAGGGCGCGGGCGAGGTGGTCGAGGTGGGCGAGCACGTCACCTCGCTCAAGCCGGGCGACCACGTGGTCATCAACTGGCGTCCCGGCTGCCAGGAGTGCGACCTGTGCCTGGGCGGCCAGCCGTACCTGTGCATCAAGTACGTGGTCGAGGCGTTCAGCAAGGGCAACTTCCGGTTCGGCGGCGACTCGGCGACGGCGTACGGGATGGCCGGCTGCGGCACCTGGGCCGAGGAGATCGTCGTGCCGTGGCAGGGCGCGATCAAGATCGACGAAGACGTGTCGTGGGAGGCGGCGGCCCTGATCGGCTGCGGCATCACGACCGGCGTGGGCGCCGCGATCAACACCGCGAAGGTCCGCCCCGGCTCCACGGTCGCGGTGATCGGCTGCGGCGGCGTCGGCCTGTCGGTCATCCAGGGCGCCCGCCTCTCCGGCGCCCGCACGATCCTCGCGGTCGACCCCCTGGAGTCCAAGCACGAGCTGGCCAAGAAGGTCGGCGCCACGCACGCCGTCACCCCCGAGCAGGTCCCCGACGCCCTGAACGAGCTCACCGCCGGCGCCGGCTTCGACTACGGCTTCGAGGTGGTCGGCAAGGCGGCCACCATCCAGAGCGCCTGGCAGATCACCCGGCAGGGCGGCGACGTCGTCGTGGTCGGGGCGGGCGCGGTGGACGACATGGTGTCGATCTCGGCGTTCAGCCTGCTGTTCGAGGGCAAGAACCTGCTGTCCAGCCTGTACGGGGAGGCGGACGTGCGCCACGCCTTCCCCTACTTCGCCAAGCTCCACAAGGCCGGCAAGCTGGACCTGGAGTCGATGATCAGCGCCCGCATCCGCCTGTCGGACCTGAACGACGCGGTGGCCGCGCTGCGGGGCGGCGAGGTCCTCCGCCAGATCGTCGTCATGGACTGACCCTGTTGCAAGCGGAAGGGGCCGCCGCGGTGGCCCCTTCTACCGCGTCGGCGACGGCGCGAGCCAGTGGCGGTTGAGGTCGCGGACGGCCTCCAGCCAGACCTGCGACCGCTCCCCGGCGGCGATCGCGTCCGCGGCGCTGTGCAGGACGGTGAACAGGAGCGTGGCCGCTATATGCGGGTCGACCTCGCGGAACGCGCCGTCGTCCATGCCCCGTCGCAGCGCCTTGGCGATGGCGGCGA
This region includes:
- a CDS encoding Zn-dependent alcohol dehydrogenase; translated protein: MRAAILHAVGNDKLDIRDDVTLAPVGPADVRVRIRATGVCHSDLSAMTGVLPQPVPLVLGHEGAGEVVEVGEHVTSLKPGDHVVINWRPGCQECDLCLGGQPYLCIKYVVEAFSKGNFRFGGDSATAYGMAGCGTWAEEIVVPWQGAIKIDEDVSWEAAALIGCGITTGVGAAINTAKVRPGSTVAVIGCGGVGLSVIQGARLSGARTILAVDPLESKHELAKKVGATHAVTPEQVPDALNELTAGAGFDYGFEVVGKAATIQSAWQITRQGGDVVVVGAGAVDDMVSISAFSLLFEGKNLLSSLYGEADVRHAFPYFAKLHKAGKLDLESMISARIRLSDLNDAVAALRGGEVLRQIVVMD